In the Kitasatospora terrestris genome, one interval contains:
- a CDS encoding VWA domain-containing protein produces MTTKRRWPVRPASLLGALAITAGAVLAGLPAHADEPGAPAAAAEPPKVDLVLDVSGSMRATDIQGKSRLAVAQQSLNEVIDALPAETEFGIRTLGATYAGDNKTEGCKDTKQLYPVGKTDKVEAKTAVATLRPSGWTPIGLALRGAAQDLGTGPTTRRIVLITDGEDSCAPPDPCDVARELAAQGIHLVVDTLGLAHDDKTRQQLLCIANATGGTYTDVRTQEQLTQKVKQLVGRAGETHAVTPARTTGTDKCETAPLLGPGVYTDRQKFSEHRVYRVPVKPGQELRASVSVTPDRAVARDYGVLLQATDTHGQELVRGTDAGSGRTDVASTGVRWSAADDDGASASPTGTAAAGTTVCLVVSNSFAGQAGVQADPGLPLELTVDVAAASPAPDGPAMGLGRGWILLLVLTLAGLLTGLVFGWVARWRIAVWREN; encoded by the coding sequence ATCACGACGAAACGACGATGGCCGGTCCGACCGGCGAGCCTGCTGGGAGCTCTGGCGATCACCGCCGGTGCCGTCCTCGCGGGCCTGCCGGCCCACGCCGACGAACCCGGCGCTCCGGCGGCAGCCGCCGAACCCCCCAAGGTCGACCTGGTCCTGGACGTCAGCGGCTCCATGCGGGCCACCGACATCCAGGGCAAGAGCCGCCTGGCGGTCGCCCAGCAGTCCCTGAACGAGGTGATCGACGCCCTGCCGGCGGAGACCGAGTTCGGCATCCGGACGCTCGGCGCGACCTACGCGGGCGACAACAAGACCGAGGGCTGCAAGGACACCAAGCAGCTCTACCCGGTGGGGAAGACCGACAAGGTCGAGGCGAAGACCGCCGTCGCCACCCTGCGGCCCAGCGGCTGGACGCCGATCGGCCTGGCCCTGCGCGGCGCCGCCCAGGACCTGGGCACCGGCCCGACCACCCGCCGGATCGTCCTGATCACCGACGGCGAGGACTCCTGCGCCCCGCCGGACCCGTGCGACGTGGCCCGCGAACTCGCCGCCCAGGGCATCCACCTGGTCGTCGACACGCTCGGCCTGGCGCACGACGACAAGACCCGCCAGCAGCTGCTGTGCATCGCCAACGCGACCGGCGGCACCTACACCGACGTCCGCACCCAGGAGCAGCTGACCCAGAAGGTCAAGCAGCTGGTCGGCCGGGCCGGCGAGACCCACGCGGTGACGCCCGCCAGGACGACCGGCACCGACAAGTGCGAGACCGCCCCGCTGCTCGGCCCCGGCGTCTACACCGACCGGCAGAAGTTCTCCGAGCACCGGGTCTACCGGGTGCCGGTGAAGCCCGGTCAGGAGCTGCGCGCCTCCGTCTCGGTCACCCCGGACCGGGCCGTCGCCCGGGACTACGGCGTCCTGCTGCAGGCCACCGACACGCACGGGCAGGAGCTGGTCCGCGGCACCGACGCGGGCAGCGGCCGCACCGACGTCGCCTCCACCGGTGTCCGCTGGTCCGCGGCGGACGACGACGGGGCCTCCGCCTCGCCGACCGGCACCGCGGCCGCCGGCACGACGGTCTGCCTGGTCGTCTCCAACTCCTTCGCCGGCCAGGCCGGCGTCCAGGCCGACCCCGGTCTGCCGCTGGAGCTGACCGTGGACGTGGCCGCCGCCTCGCCCGCGCCGGACGGCCCGGCGATGGGCCTGGGCCGCGGCTGGATCCTGCTGCTGGTCCTCACCCTGGCCGGCCTGCTCACCGGCCTGGTCTTCGGCTGGGTGGCACGCTGGCGGATCGCCGTCTGGCGGGAGAACTGA
- a CDS encoding ABC transporter ATP-binding protein yields the protein MRLGAVGKRYGRGTPWILRDAELAVGSGELVRIEGPNGSGKSTLLRLVAGIERADTGDVVVDGRRAYVPERFPPALPFHAHGYLRHLGRIHGLRRDEAERRAGYWLERFGIAGRSGTPIARLSKGTCQKVAVAQALLAEADVLLLDEAWTGLDRVARAELDTAVAERTAGGGRVLFVDHDPNRLAGTTTAAYAVVDGTLRAAGPAEQQPGGPLVRIEAEGPVPEWLPGAPARKPLADGATLLEVDARHSDALLRRLLTIDPPAHIRAVGESDGGPGPVRSAAQAPAAASFGPEPASPAGVAAAGSRAPLGALVAYYTELLLRSQRWLPPVLAYVLLLVVGMSAGEEAFGALAFSGAVLVPVAAWLVRCAVTAEPAAARSCVVAAAGPVRTHLGALLAALLTSSALGALGLAAVLLMSGDARSDRAWTVPAGLLVTAVCVLTGVAIGSLFNRPVVLGAQYGIPLGLAAATLALVTAGTPANLVLRALIGASRRERLHLPVLALPEALLVAGAALAAAALLAGRRQE from the coding sequence ATGCGGCTCGGTGCGGTGGGGAAGCGGTACGGCCGGGGCACGCCCTGGATCCTGCGCGACGCGGAACTCGCCGTCGGGTCGGGTGAACTGGTCCGGATCGAGGGCCCGAACGGCAGCGGCAAGTCGACCCTGCTGAGGCTGGTCGCCGGGATCGAGCGGGCCGACACCGGCGACGTGGTGGTCGACGGACGGCGGGCGTACGTGCCCGAGCGGTTCCCGCCCGCGCTGCCCTTCCACGCGCACGGCTACCTGCGGCACCTGGGCCGGATCCACGGGCTGCGCAGGGACGAGGCCGAGCGGCGGGCCGGGTACTGGCTGGAGCGCTTCGGCATCGCCGGGCGGAGCGGGACGCCGATCGCCCGGCTCTCCAAGGGCACCTGCCAGAAGGTCGCCGTCGCGCAGGCGCTGCTCGCCGAGGCCGACGTGCTGCTCCTCGACGAGGCCTGGACCGGCCTCGACCGGGTGGCCCGCGCCGAGCTCGACACCGCGGTCGCCGAGCGGACGGCGGGCGGCGGCCGGGTCCTGTTCGTCGACCACGACCCCAACCGGCTCGCGGGGACGACCACCGCGGCGTACGCGGTTGTCGACGGCACGCTGCGGGCGGCCGGGCCCGCCGAGCAGCAGCCCGGCGGGCCGCTGGTCCGGATCGAGGCCGAGGGGCCGGTGCCCGAGTGGCTGCCGGGGGCGCCGGCCCGCAAGCCGTTGGCCGACGGCGCGACGCTGCTGGAGGTGGACGCCCGCCACTCGGACGCGCTGCTGCGGCGGCTCCTGACGATCGATCCGCCCGCGCACATCCGCGCGGTGGGGGAGTCGGACGGCGGCCCGGGGCCGGTGCGGTCGGCGGCGCAGGCCCCGGCGGCCGCGTCCTTCGGCCCGGAGCCGGCCTCACCGGCGGGCGTCGCGGCGGCGGGGTCGCGCGCGCCGCTCGGTGCCCTGGTCGCCTACTACACCGAGCTGCTGCTCCGGTCGCAGCGCTGGCTGCCGCCGGTCCTCGCGTACGTGCTGCTGCTGGTCGTCGGGATGTCCGCGGGGGAGGAGGCGTTCGGGGCGCTGGCGTTCTCGGGGGCGGTGCTGGTGCCGGTGGCGGCCTGGCTGGTGCGCTGCGCGGTGACGGCGGAGCCGGCGGCGGCGCGGTCCTGCGTGGTGGCGGCGGCGGGCCCGGTGCGGACGCACCTGGGGGCGCTGCTGGCGGCGCTGCTCACCTCCTCGGCGCTCGGGGCGCTCGGGCTGGCGGCGGTGCTGCTGATGTCCGGGGACGCGCGGTCGGACAGGGCGTGGACGGTGCCGGCGGGCCTGCTGGTCACCGCGGTCTGCGTGCTGACGGGCGTGGCGATCGGCTCGCTGTTCAACCGCCCGGTGGTGCTGGGCGCGCAGTACGGGATCCCGCTGGGCCTGGCGGCGGCGACGCTGGCGCTGGTCACGGCCGGCACCCCGGCCAACCTGGTGCTGCGGGCGCTGATCGGCGCCTCGCGCCGCGAGCGCCTGCACCTGCCCGTCCTGGCGCTGCCGGAGGCGCTGCTGGTCGCCGGTGCTGCCCTGGCGGCGGCCGCACTGCTCGCCGGCCGCCGCCAGGAGTAG
- a CDS encoding M4 family metallopeptidase has translation MPRLALATAAALTALAGLATPALAKPAPGGPVTPVGSVFMVNPVQSTGNESLTDTKDAATDVPASAYAAVALRGLDGSGHLTGRWAAVRSETGTPAYSATGDYRYTRDDDRFEQVMAYFWVNEAQEYLQSLGFGSELPGANNRVQNVRLNQWGSDNSFFTDKKDEIRFGKGGVDDAEDAEVIVHEYGHAVHEAQVPGFGSSPEAGAIGEAFGDYLAVEVSNAADARYGWPRLTPDACVADWDSTGYTPGPVHCLRHLDTGKTYADVVGEVHADGEIWSQALYDIRKALGARTADRIIVNAQFSFAPDTTFGAAALKTVATARQMYGDGAAETVRHAFTDRRIPGL, from the coding sequence TTGCCCAGGCTCGCCCTCGCCACCGCCGCCGCGCTCACCGCGCTGGCCGGCCTCGCCACCCCGGCGCTCGCCAAGCCCGCCCCCGGCGGACCCGTGACGCCGGTCGGCAGCGTCTTCATGGTCAACCCGGTGCAGTCCACCGGGAACGAGTCCCTCACCGACACCAAGGACGCCGCCACCGACGTCCCCGCCTCCGCCTACGCCGCGGTCGCCCTGCGCGGCCTCGACGGCAGCGGCCACCTCACCGGCCGGTGGGCCGCCGTCCGTTCCGAGACCGGCACCCCCGCGTACTCGGCCACCGGCGACTACCGGTACACCCGCGACGACGACCGCTTCGAGCAGGTGATGGCCTACTTCTGGGTCAACGAGGCCCAGGAGTACCTGCAGTCGCTCGGCTTCGGCAGCGAGCTGCCCGGTGCCAACAACCGGGTGCAGAACGTCCGGCTCAACCAGTGGGGCTCCGACAACTCCTTCTTCACCGACAAGAAGGACGAGATCCGCTTCGGCAAGGGCGGCGTCGACGACGCCGAGGACGCCGAGGTGATCGTCCACGAGTACGGCCACGCCGTGCACGAGGCCCAGGTGCCCGGGTTCGGCAGCTCTCCCGAGGCCGGCGCGATCGGCGAGGCCTTCGGCGACTACCTCGCCGTCGAGGTCTCCAATGCCGCCGACGCCCGCTACGGCTGGCCGCGCCTCACCCCCGACGCCTGCGTGGCCGACTGGGACTCCACCGGCTACACCCCCGGCCCGGTCCACTGCCTGCGCCACCTCGACACCGGCAAGACCTACGCCGACGTGGTCGGCGAGGTCCACGCCGACGGCGAGATCTGGTCCCAGGCCCTGTACGACATCCGCAAGGCGCTCGGTGCCCGCACCGCCGACCGCATCATCGTCAACGCCCAGTTCTCCTTCGCCCCGGACACCACCTTCGGCGCCGCGGCGCTGAAGACCGTGGCGACGGCCCGGCAGATGTACGGCGACGGCGCGGCCGAAACGGTCCGCCACGCCTTCACGGACCGCCGGATCCCGGGCCTGTAG
- a CDS encoding DUF1269 domain-containing protein: MSNLFAIAYPDLATAQQVRDELVGLQKQKLIELEDVVVVERRADGKVKLHQAVSTTGAGAASGALWGGVIGLLFFMPFLGAAVGGATGAAVGASTDVGVDDNFMRQVGEQLEPGGAAVFALVRKATADKVVPAVAAFGGRLIQTSLSHEEEEHLKEIAKAAQPAGV; the protein is encoded by the coding sequence GTGAGCAACCTGTTCGCCATCGCGTACCCCGATCTCGCCACCGCCCAGCAGGTACGGGACGAGCTGGTCGGCCTGCAGAAGCAGAAGCTGATCGAGCTGGAGGACGTCGTCGTGGTCGAGCGCCGCGCCGACGGGAAGGTCAAGCTGCACCAGGCGGTGTCCACCACCGGCGCCGGTGCCGCGTCCGGCGCGCTCTGGGGCGGGGTGATCGGCCTGCTGTTCTTCATGCCGTTCCTGGGCGCGGCGGTCGGCGGCGCGACCGGCGCGGCGGTCGGCGCCTCCACCGACGTGGGCGTGGACGACAACTTCATGCGCCAGGTCGGCGAGCAGCTCGAACCGGGCGGCGCCGCGGTCTTCGCGCTGGTCCGCAAGGCCACCGCGGACAAGGTGGTCCCGGCGGTGGCGGCCTTCGGCGGCCGGCTGATCCAGACCTCGCTGAGCCACGAGGAGGAGGAGCACCTCAAGGAGATCGCCAAGGCCGCCCAGCCGGCCGGCGTCTGA
- a CDS encoding FtsW/RodA/SpoVE family cell cycle protein produces MANSPATVRAGVPARRPVRTRRNTELALVLAAVLIAVFGYIEVGVNTDGTVPPDTAWYGAALGALALVAHGVVRWRAPYADPLPLPIAVLLNGIGLVVIYRLDLATPGSSAAPTQLLWSTLGVALFIAVVVLLRDHRVLRRYAYIGALVALVLLILPIFFPPVYGSRIWIQLGPLSFQPGELAKILLAVFFAEYLAVRRDALALTGRRIRRFQLPHGRVLGPVLLIWAAFVGVLVLETDLGTSLLFFGLFVIMLYVATARSGWIAIGLFLAAVAAVGVGRFSPHVHSRVTDWLDPLGSIAAGQGPNQIAQSLFAFAWGGLLGTGLGLGHSILIGFAAKSDFILATIGEELGLVGLVSVLMLYALLVSRGFRTGIALRDPFGRLLAIGLASIVGLQVFVVAGGVLDLIPLTGMALPFVAQGGSSVVTNWIIVALLVRMSDSARRPAPEVPAQAVPEGS; encoded by the coding sequence GTGGCCAATTCCCCGGCGACCGTCAGGGCGGGCGTGCCCGCCCGGCGGCCGGTCAGGACCCGGCGCAACACCGAACTGGCCCTGGTCCTGGCCGCCGTCCTGATCGCGGTCTTCGGCTACATCGAGGTCGGCGTCAACACCGACGGCACCGTACCGCCCGACACGGCGTGGTACGGTGCCGCGCTCGGTGCGCTGGCGCTGGTCGCGCACGGCGTGGTCCGCTGGCGCGCCCCGTACGCGGACCCGCTGCCGCTGCCGATCGCGGTGCTGCTGAACGGCATCGGACTGGTCGTCATCTACCGCCTCGACCTGGCCACCCCGGGCAGTTCCGCGGCGCCCACCCAGCTGCTCTGGTCGACGCTCGGCGTCGCGCTGTTCATCGCGGTGGTGGTGCTGCTGCGCGACCACCGGGTGCTGCGGCGGTACGCGTACATCGGCGCGCTGGTGGCGCTGGTGCTGCTCATCCTGCCGATCTTCTTCCCGCCGGTGTACGGCTCGCGGATCTGGATCCAGCTCGGCCCGCTCTCCTTCCAGCCGGGCGAGCTGGCCAAGATCCTGCTGGCGGTCTTCTTCGCCGAGTACCTGGCGGTCCGCCGGGACGCGCTGGCGCTCACCGGGCGGCGGATCCGGCGGTTCCAGCTGCCGCACGGGCGGGTGCTCGGGCCGGTGCTGCTGATCTGGGCGGCGTTCGTCGGCGTGCTGGTGCTGGAGACCGACCTCGGCACCTCGCTGCTGTTCTTCGGCCTCTTCGTGATCATGCTGTACGTGGCCACCGCGCGCAGTGGCTGGATCGCCATCGGCCTCTTCCTGGCGGCGGTCGCCGCCGTCGGGGTGGGCCGGTTCTCCCCGCACGTGCACAGCCGGGTCACCGACTGGCTGGACCCGCTCGGCTCGATCGCCGCCGGCCAGGGGCCCAACCAGATCGCCCAGTCGCTGTTCGCCTTCGCCTGGGGCGGCCTGCTCGGCACCGGCCTCGGGCTCGGCCACTCGATCCTGATCGGCTTCGCCGCCAAGTCCGACTTCATCCTGGCCACCATCGGCGAGGAGCTCGGCCTGGTCGGCCTGGTCTCGGTGCTGATGCTGTACGCGCTGCTGGTCTCGCGGGGGTTCAGGACCGGGATCGCGCTGCGCGACCCGTTCGGCCGGCTGCTGGCGATCGGCCTGGCCTCGATCGTCGGCCTGCAGGTCTTCGTGGTGGCCGGCGGGGTGCTCGACCTCATCCCGCTGACCGGCATGGCGCTGCCCTTCGTCGCCCAGGGCGGCTCGTCGGTGGTGACCAACTGGATCATCGTGGCGCTGCTGGTGCGGATGAGCGACAGCGCGCGCCGGCCCGCGCCGGAGGTGCCGGCCCAGGCCGTACCGGAGGGGTCATGA
- a CDS encoding penicillin-binding transpeptidase domain-containing protein, whose protein sequence is MRRRTRERSADGEPQDLPGISTTGRRAGTFCLVLIVALAAQATRVQVFQKKALDHNSANQRLTIERYSQPRGNIMVAGEPITGSAPTGGKYAYERTYTAGPTYAAVTGYSSQTYGNTQLEGIYDDLLSGTDPRLASWAVWDEVARRQQPGGDVYTTIDKAAQQAAIKGLGGQQGAVAAIEPATGRILALASTPSYDPGTFAGSSAADQQAWDRLQADTNQPMLNRALRQTYPPGSTFKVVTAAAALASGVVTDVDAPTGAPYPYVMPGTTTPLNNDTSACNEPNQSLEAAMVNSCNSVMGYLGVQVGLERMVSTAEGFGFNDARLDVPVRAARSNFDTSMNQSQVALSSIGQYDTAATPLVMAMVAAGVANNGRVMHPQLVDRLAKSDGTSVQVMHPATYRQALSPSVAGQVQQLMVDVVQNGTGRNARIAGATVGGKTGTAQHGVDNSGVPYAWFISWAKPAGSNDVPPVAVAVVIADSDATDVTGGGLAAPIARSVMQAVLGG, encoded by the coding sequence ATGAGACGCCGTACCCGCGAACGCTCCGCCGACGGCGAGCCGCAGGACCTGCCGGGCATCTCCACCACCGGGCGGCGGGCCGGCACCTTCTGCCTGGTGCTGATCGTCGCGCTGGCCGCGCAGGCCACCCGGGTGCAGGTCTTCCAGAAGAAGGCGCTGGACCACAACAGCGCCAACCAGCGCCTCACCATCGAGCGCTACTCCCAGCCGCGCGGCAACATCATGGTGGCGGGCGAGCCGATCACCGGCTCCGCCCCGACCGGCGGCAAGTACGCCTACGAGCGCACCTACACCGCGGGCCCCACCTACGCGGCGGTCACCGGGTACTCCTCGCAGACCTACGGCAACACCCAGCTGGAGGGCATCTACGACGACCTGCTCTCCGGCACCGATCCCCGGCTGGCGAGCTGGGCGGTGTGGGACGAGGTCGCCCGCCGGCAGCAGCCCGGCGGCGACGTGTACACCACCATCGACAAGGCCGCCCAGCAGGCCGCGATCAAGGGCCTGGGCGGCCAGCAGGGCGCGGTCGCGGCGATCGAGCCGGCCACCGGGCGGATCCTGGCGCTGGCCTCGACGCCGTCCTACGACCCCGGCACCTTCGCCGGCTCCTCGGCCGCCGACCAGCAGGCCTGGGACAGGCTGCAGGCCGACACCAACCAGCCGATGCTCAACCGGGCGCTGCGCCAGACCTACCCGCCGGGCTCCACCTTCAAGGTGGTGACGGCCGCCGCGGCGCTGGCGAGCGGCGTGGTCACCGACGTCGACGCGCCGACCGGCGCCCCGTACCCGTACGTGATGCCGGGCACCACCACGCCGCTGAACAACGACACCTCGGCCTGCAACGAGCCGAACCAGTCGCTGGAGGCCGCGATGGTCAACTCCTGCAACAGCGTCATGGGCTACCTGGGCGTGCAGGTCGGACTGGAGCGGATGGTCTCGACGGCCGAGGGCTTCGGCTTCAACGACGCCCGGCTGGACGTCCCGGTGCGCGCCGCCCGGTCCAACTTCGACACCTCGATGAACCAGTCGCAGGTGGCGCTCTCCTCGATCGGCCAGTACGACACCGCCGCCACCCCGCTGGTGATGGCGATGGTCGCGGCGGGCGTCGCCAACAACGGCAGGGTGATGCATCCGCAGCTCGTGGACAGGCTCGCCAAGAGCGACGGCACCAGCGTCCAGGTGATGCACCCGGCCACCTACCGGCAGGCGCTCAGCCCCTCGGTCGCCGGGCAGGTCCAGCAGTTGATGGTGGACGTGGTGCAGAACGGGACCGGCCGCAACGCGCGGATCGCCGGCGCCACCGTCGGCGGCAAGACCGGCACCGCCCAGCACGGGGTGGACAACAGCGGCGTCCCGTACGCCTGGTTCATCTCCTGGGCGAAGCCCGCCGGGTCGAACGACGTCCCGCCGGTGGCGGTGGCCGTGGTGATCGCCGACAGCGACGCCACCGACGTCACCGGCGGCGGCCTGGCCGCGCCGATCGCCCGGTCGGTGATGCAGGCCGTGCTCGGTGGCTGA
- a CDS encoding APC family permease, translated as MSTTQSLGARLLRRKPVDTLIAESGAAEEGTGQGHLRRSIGLGQLSAIGIGATVGTGIFFVLSTSVPEAGPAVVLSFVLAAVTAGLTALCYAEMASAIPVSGSSYSYAYATMGEVVAFGVGVCLLMEYGVSASAIAVSWGQYLNQFFDLAFGFTLPAAVTAPPGDGGYVNLPAVVLVALCVVLLVRGVSESAKVNAVMVAIKLAILVLFVVVGLTGFSSGNLTPFMPLGMAGVQVAASSIFFSFIGLDAVSTAGEEVRNPRRTMPLAIVISLVVVTLLYVAVAITAVGAQPWEQFEGQEAGLAQILQNVTGQSWPAIVFALGAIVSIFSITLVVIYGQTRILYAMGRDGMLPERFARLSPRTGTPVWNTWVVGAAVALLAAFFPLKLLADMTSLGTLVAFTVVSIGVIVLRRTRPDLERGFKVPLYPVVPLASVGFCIYLITGLHRDTFIAFGVSLAVAVLVYFGYSVKHSRLAQPQADVTKV; from the coding sequence GTGAGCACCACCCAGTCCCTCGGCGCGCGGCTGCTGAGGCGCAAGCCCGTCGACACCCTGATCGCCGAGAGCGGCGCGGCCGAGGAGGGGACGGGCCAGGGGCACCTGCGCCGCTCCATCGGCCTCGGACAGCTCTCCGCCATCGGCATCGGCGCCACCGTCGGCACCGGCATCTTCTTCGTGCTCTCCACCTCCGTCCCGGAGGCCGGACCGGCCGTCGTCCTGTCCTTCGTGCTGGCCGCGGTCACCGCCGGCCTGACCGCGCTCTGCTACGCCGAGATGGCCTCCGCCATCCCGGTCTCCGGCTCCTCGTACTCCTATGCGTACGCCACCATGGGCGAGGTCGTCGCCTTCGGCGTCGGCGTGTGCCTGCTGATGGAGTACGGCGTCTCGGCCTCCGCGATCGCGGTCAGCTGGGGGCAGTACCTCAACCAGTTCTTCGACCTGGCCTTCGGCTTCACCCTGCCGGCGGCGGTCACCGCGCCGCCCGGCGACGGCGGCTACGTCAACCTGCCCGCGGTGGTCCTGGTGGCCCTGTGCGTGGTGCTGCTGGTCCGCGGCGTCAGCGAGTCGGCGAAGGTGAACGCCGTGATGGTGGCGATCAAGCTGGCCATCCTGGTGCTCTTCGTCGTGGTCGGCCTGACCGGCTTCTCCTCCGGCAACCTGACCCCGTTCATGCCGCTCGGCATGGCCGGCGTCCAGGTCGCCGCCTCCTCGATCTTCTTCTCCTTCATCGGCCTGGACGCGGTCTCCACCGCCGGTGAGGAGGTCCGGAACCCGCGCCGCACCATGCCGCTGGCGATCGTGATCTCGCTGGTCGTGGTCACCCTGCTCTACGTCGCGGTCGCGATCACCGCGGTCGGCGCCCAGCCCTGGGAGCAGTTCGAGGGCCAGGAGGCGGGTCTCGCGCAGATCCTGCAGAACGTCACCGGGCAGAGCTGGCCGGCCATCGTCTTCGCGCTCGGCGCCATCGTGTCGATCTTCTCGATCACCCTGGTGGTGATCTACGGTCAGACCCGGATCCTCTACGCGATGGGCCGCGACGGCATGCTGCCCGAGCGCTTCGCCCGGCTCTCCCCGCGCACCGGCACGCCGGTCTGGAACACCTGGGTGGTCGGCGCGGCCGTCGCGCTGCTCGCCGCGTTCTTCCCGCTGAAGCTGCTCGCCGACATGACCTCGCTGGGCACCCTGGTCGCCTTCACCGTGGTCAGCATCGGCGTGATCGTCCTCCGCCGGACCAGGCCCGACCTGGAGCGCGGCTTCAAAGTCCCGTTGTACCCGGTCGTCCCGTTGGCCAGCGTCGGCTTCTGCATCTACCTGATCACCGGCCTGCACCGGGACACCTTCATCGCCTTCGGCGTCAGCCTGGCGGTGGCCGTGCTGGTGTACTTCGGCTACAGCGTCAAGCACTCCCGACTGGCGCAGCCGCAGGCCGACGTGACCAAGGTCTGA
- a CDS encoding N,N-dimethylformamidase beta subunit family domain-containing protein encodes MTDAGPPGAIEGFADRVSVLPGESFGLHVSTTAPGFRVSAYRMGWYGGARARLVWRSGPLAGVRQKAPTVDPGTRMVRTDWPRTTAVDTAGWPEGSYLLRLDADGGAGQRYVPITVRSRSTAGRTVVVNAVATWQAYNEWGGHNLYNGPTGGLPTRSLRVTFDRPYAYADGAGLFLVYEAPLIALAERLGIPLAYTTGVDVAADPGLLAGATAVLSLGHDEYWSPEQRAHVAAARDAGTNLAVLGANCCYRRVRYEPSELGPDRVVVCYKGAWQEDPGYKQGKPATTDFRSPPGADPESSLLGVIYDGYPVDAPYVVTEPGHWLYEGTGAKAGDSFAHLVGVEYDRVNTAFPTPRPIEVLSHSPVVCDGRNSFADTAYHSAPGGAGLFATGTMRWVESLDATGPGGNGNHGLDGRTGDFTRRVTENLLRAFAAGPCGRAHPAADNVAAVYGRG; translated from the coding sequence GTGACCGACGCCGGTCCTCCGGGTGCGATCGAGGGCTTCGCCGACCGGGTGAGCGTGCTGCCGGGCGAGTCGTTCGGGCTGCACGTGTCGACCACCGCGCCCGGCTTCCGGGTCTCCGCGTACCGGATGGGCTGGTACGGCGGGGCCCGGGCCCGCCTGGTCTGGCGGTCCGGGCCGCTGGCCGGCGTCCGGCAGAAGGCGCCGACGGTCGACCCCGGCACCCGGATGGTCCGCACCGACTGGCCCCGGACCACCGCCGTGGACACCGCCGGCTGGCCCGAGGGCAGCTACCTGCTGCGGCTGGACGCCGACGGTGGCGCCGGCCAGCGCTACGTCCCGATCACCGTGCGCTCCCGCTCCACCGCCGGCCGCACGGTGGTGGTGAACGCCGTCGCCACCTGGCAGGCCTACAACGAGTGGGGCGGTCACAACCTCTACAACGGCCCGACCGGCGGCCTGCCGACCCGGTCGCTCCGGGTCACCTTCGACCGGCCGTACGCCTACGCCGACGGCGCCGGGCTGTTCCTGGTGTACGAGGCGCCGCTGATCGCGCTGGCCGAGCGGCTCGGCATCCCGCTGGCGTACACCACCGGCGTGGACGTGGCCGCCGACCCCGGGCTGCTGGCGGGGGCGACGGCGGTGCTCTCGCTCGGGCACGACGAGTACTGGTCGCCGGAGCAGCGCGCGCACGTCGCCGCCGCCCGGGACGCCGGCACCAACCTGGCCGTCCTCGGCGCCAACTGCTGCTACCGCCGGGTGCGCTACGAGCCGAGCGAGCTCGGACCGGACCGGGTCGTGGTCTGCTACAAGGGCGCCTGGCAGGAGGACCCCGGGTACAAGCAGGGCAAGCCCGCCACCACCGACTTCCGCTCCCCGCCGGGTGCCGACCCGGAGAGCTCGCTGCTCGGCGTGATCTACGACGGCTACCCGGTGGACGCGCCGTACGTGGTGACCGAACCCGGCCACTGGCTGTACGAGGGGACCGGCGCGAAGGCGGGCGACTCCTTCGCGCACCTGGTCGGCGTCGAGTACGACCGGGTGAACACCGCCTTCCCGACGCCGCGGCCGATCGAGGTCCTCTCCCACTCGCCGGTGGTCTGCGACGGCCGCAACAGCTTCGCGGACACCGCCTACCACTCGGCGCCCGGCGGGGCGGGCCTGTTCGCGACCGGGACGATGCGCTGGGTGGAGTCGCTGGACGCCACCGGGCCGGGCGGCAACGGCAACCACGGGCTGGACGGCCGGACCGGGGACTTCACCCGCAGGGTCACCGAGAACCTGCTGCGGGCGTTCGCCGCCGGCCCGTGCGGCCGGGCGCACCCGGCCGCCGACAACGTCGCCGCCGTCTACGGCAGGGGCTGA